The Echeneis naucrates chromosome 8, fEcheNa1.1, whole genome shotgun sequence genome has a window encoding:
- the brd4 gene encoding bromodomain-containing protein 4: protein MDYKMHAKSNDLLDFQKLDALLEKIAHSVSVKRESSEECNGISGALSVESVPGPRLNWCSANTNTPAPAPAPAPAPGPEPMPNPVRMGDGMDAAQMSGSSSSSSQGQAQFMGNPPPPEYINPNRPKRQTNQLQFLLKVALKALWKHQFSWPFHVPVDAVKLNLPDYYTIIKTPMDMGTIKKRLENSYYWNAQECIQDFNTMFTNCYIYNKPGDDIVLMAEALEKVFLQKIEEMPQEETEIVVMTGKGRGRGRREGGLSLKPGAIIDPLSTTPQTRGLSNLSAVPQSRGPVQGPPSLAPQPLMQAHVPPTLPSHAPQLGAPYSLGQSDCAPQVPIMTSVPPPGQTSLPPVSIQSPAPMLQNPITMTKQRKSQKRKADTTTPTANDQLSESSPAESKSGKTLPRRESARPTKLMKKEAPDSQHHIGIGIGLSGPSGGHSPKPQDQLGYCASLVRDMLSKKHAAYAWPFHKPVDVDALGLHDYHDIIKHPMDLSTIKAKLENKQYRDPQEFAADVRLMFSNCYKYNPPDHEVVTMARKLQDVFEMRFAKMPDEPESKPLVPAPAPTLHHPAPVKPQPPLAHIDSSSDSSSDSSSESESSTDDSEEERAQRLAELQEQLKAVHEQLAALSQPQASKPKRKEKEKKEKKKDKHKKKGSMPGLVDEIQDATTVSQLSKKTKTNNSNKELNPKKKPSKKEGIKSNHPSNLQPILSLEDDLGAAGSSAAGEKCKPMTYEEKRQLSLDINKLPGDKLGRVVHIIQSREPSLKNSNPDEIEIDFETLKPSTLRELERYVSSCLRKKKKVPVEKTLESMATSKKTGSSSESSGSSSDSEAEGSGMIKQQKKRGQAVKEGKKTHPHPQSGSAQSGLNSQPVGLQSSSQIKHHQQQHQPSPAAFLATPVAALESSQLLETSFESLPPFGQPLMHLSHHTGNSSSPPPPHLNAHSAGPVSPETHPFLNQHPVLPSPALHSSMPQQPSRPSHKAAPLHPKPPQQQPAPPQQQPILQQQQQQQQQQQQQQQQQQQQQQQQQQQQQQQQHQQQQQQQQQQQQQQQQHQLQPPPPPQTAPPPPPQHQLSSQILHPPQPLHQRPMSPPTLTPQGLLSSQPPQMLLEDDEEPGSTTPLNQVQLYLQQLQQARQPQQSMQSLQAQARQQQQQQQQQQQQQQQQQQQQQQQQQQQQQQQGQTSLLQSVQGQSQLSSQTTLPPAQLPVQTQPQPAPSHSAPPQQMPVHQARHMQPTLQQPQQQQLNYQQGPGLTAQSQGSQHKVSMPASKAQQIIQQQQEQPSPRPTKADPYNTGHLRDNPSPLIMHSPQLPQYPPVSHQSPPHNVQPKKQRAPVSQGVLKEEKLPPSPVMRGEPFNPAMRPDHHKHPDNKSSQPGHGQQNVKSMDSSRPVIRSSEPSGPPSLLQEKDKFKQESKTPIAPKKVQDVKLKNMGSWASLAQKSTSTPLSAVKSSSDSFEQFRRAAREKEEREKALKAQAEQAEKDRLRREQDKLRGRDDEDVMEPSRRVHEEPRRRLEQQHIQAPSQQQQQQQQQQQQQQQQQQQQQQQQQQQQQQQQQEPQPTAIQQPPQPPTPPQPTTQNPLDQQRELARRREQERRRREAMAATIDMNFQSDLMAIFEENLF from the exons ATGGATTACAAGATGCATGCCAAGTCAAACGATTTGCTGGATTTTCAAAAACTGGATGCCCTCTTGGAAAAAATTGCACATTCAGTCTCTGTGAAAAG AGAATCCAGCGAGGAGTGCAATGGGATCAGTGGTGCTCTGTCAGTGGAGTCTGTGCCGGGGCCAAGACTAAACTGGTGTTCTGCCAACACCAATACCCCTGCCcctgctccagctccagctcccgCTCCGGGGCCCGAGCCCATGCCCAACCCTGTTAGAATGGGGGACGGCATGGATGCAGCGCAGATGtcgggcagcagcagcagcagcagccaggggCAGGCCCAGTTCATGggcaaccccccacccccagagTACATCAATCCCAACAGGCCAAAGCGCCAgaccaatcagctgcagtttcTGCTGAAGGTGGCGTTGAAGGCCCTGTGGAAACACCAGTTTTCCTGGCCCTTTCATGTGCCGGTGGATGCAGTCAAACTTAACCTGCCT GACTACTACACAATAATTAAAACTCCTATGGACATGGGAACAATCAAGAAAAGGCTTGAGAACAGTTACTACTGGAATGCCCAAGAATGTATCCAAGACTTCAACACGATGTTTACCAACTGCTACATATACAACAAG CCTGGAGATGACATTGTCTTAATGGCTGAAGCTCTAGAGAAGGTTTTTCTCCAAAAGATTGAAGAAATGCCTCAGGAAGAAACTGAGATTGTTGTCATGACAGGGAAAGGTCGTGGACGGGGCCGGAGAGAGGGAG GTCTGAGCTTGAAACCTGGGGCCATCATTGATCCTTTGTCCACAACTCCTCAAACCCGTGGACTCTCAAACCTCTCAGCAGTGCCGCAGAGCCGAGGACCAGTGCAGGGCCCGCCTTCACTAGCTCCCCAGCCTTTGATGCAAGCCCATGTTCCCCCAACGTTACCTAGCCATGCGCCTCAGCTTGGAGCTCCCTACTCCCTGGGCCAGTCAGACTGTGCTCCTCAAGTTCCAATCATGACTTCTGTGCCTCCCCCTGGTCAGACCTCCCTTCCTCCAGTATCCATCCAGAGCCCTGCCCCTATGCTGCAGAATCCTATAACCATGACCAAA CAAAGAAAGAGCCAGAAAAGGAAAGCAGACACTACAACACCCACAGCGAATGACCAACTCAGTGAATCTTCACCAGCAGAGTCCAAATCTGGGAAGACACTACCCAGGCGAGAGAGTGCCAGACCTACGAAACTAATGAAGAAGGAAGCCCCAGACTCTCAGCATCACATAGGCATTGGGATTGGACTAAGTGGACCAAGTGGGGGTCATAGCCCCAAACCACAAGATCAGCTGGGATACTGTGCTAGTCTGGTCCGTGACATGTTGTCAAAGAAGCATGCTGCTTACGCCTGGCCATTCCACAAACCTGTTGATGTGGATGCACTTGGACTGCACGATTATCATGATATTATCAAACATCCCATGGACCTTAGCACCATCAAG GCCAAGCTGGAGAACAAGCAATACCGTGATCCACAGGAGTTTGCTGCTGATGTACGATTAATGTTTTCCAACTGCTACAAATATAACCCACCAGACCATGAAGTGGTAACTATGGCACGCAAATTACAG GATGTTTTTGAGATGCGCTTTGCCAAGATGCCAGATGAACCTGAGAGCAAGCCTCTGGTTCCTGCCCCTGCCCCTACACTCCACCATCCTGCTCCTGTTAAGCCCCAGCCTCCTTTGGCCCACATTGACTCATCTTCAGACAGTTCCAGTGACTCAtcctctgagtctgagtcttccacagatgactctgaggaggAAAGAGCCCAGAGATTGGCAGAGCTCCAGGAACAG CTGAAAGCCGTTCATGAACAGCTGGCTGCCCTGTCTCAACCACAAGCCAGCAaaccaaagagaaaagagaaggaaaagaaggagaagaagaaagataaaCATAAGAAGAAAGGGAGCATGCCTGGCCTAGTTGATGAAATTCAGGATGCTACAACTGTTTCACAGTTGTCTAAGAAGACCAAGACCAACAATAGTAACAAAGAGCTTAATCCCAAGAAAAAGCCCAG TAAAAAGGAAGGGATCAAGAGCAATCATCCCTCCAACCTGCAGCCAATTCTTAGCCTGGAGGATGACCTGGGGGCTGCTGGGTCATCAGCTGCCGGGGAGAAGTGCAAGCCTATGACTTATGAGGAGAAGAGGCAGTTAAGCTTGGACATCAACAAACTTCCTGGTGACAAGCTTGGCCGTGTAGTACATATTATCCAATCCCGAGAGCCCTCACTCAAAAACTCAAACCCCGATGAGATAGAGATTGACTTTGAGACACTCAAGCCTTCCACTTTACGTGAGCTGGAAAGATATGTGTCTTCCTGCCTCCGCAAGAAGAAAAAGGTTCCAG TCGAGAAGACTTTGGAGTCCATGGCTACTTCCAAAAAGACTGGATCTTCTTCGGAGAGCAGTGGTTCTAGCTCAGACAGTGAAGCGGAGGGTTCTG GAATGattaaacagcagaaaaagcGAGGTCAGGCTGTGAAGGAGGGGAAGAAGACACATCCTCACCCTCAGAGTGGCTCCGCTCAATCTGGACTTAATTCCCAACCTGTAGGCCTTCAGTCCAGCAGCCAGATAAagcaccatcagcagcagcatcagccaTCTCCTGCAGCCTTCTTGGCTACTCCTGTCGCTGCCCTTGAGTCTTCCCAGTTATTGGAGACCAGCTTTGAGTCACTGCCACCTTTTGGCCAGCCCCTCATGCATTTGTCCCACCACACAGGCAACTCTTCCTCACCACCGCCTCCACACCTCAATGCTCATTCTGCTGGGCCCGTGTCCCCAGAGACCCACCCCTTCCTCAACCAGCATCCCGTCCTCCCGTCTCCAG CCTTGCACAGTTCCATGCCTCAGCAGCCTTCTCGACCTAGTCACAAGGCAGCGCCTCTTCATCCTAAGCCCCCTCAGCAGCAACCAGCacctcctcagcagcagccaatcctgcaacagcagcagcagcaacaacaacaacaacaacaacaacagcagcagcagcaacaacaacaacagcaacaacaacagcaacaacaacagcagcaacatcagcagcagcagcagcaacaacaacagcagcaacagcaacagcaacagcatcaaTTGCAGCCCCCGCCGCCGCCCCAGACAgcaccaccgccaccaccacagcatcagCTCTCTTCTCAGATCCTCCACCCTCCTCAGCCTCTGCACCAGCGGCCCATGTCCCCCCCAACGCTCACACCCCAAGGTTTGCTGTCTTCCCAGCCTCCCCAGATGCTGttggaggatgatgaagagccAGGGTCTACAACACCTCTGAACCAAGTACAGTTATACCTACAGCAGTTGCAGCAAGCTCGTCAGCCCCAACAGTCCATGCAGTCGCTCCAAGCACAGGCtcgtcagcagcagcagcagcaacaacaacaacaacaacaacaacaacaacaacagcagcaacaacagcaacaacaacaacagcaacagcaacaacaaggaCAGACTTCTCTTCTGCAGTCTGTCCAGGGACAATCCCAACTCTCGTCTCAGACCACACTCCCCCCTGCCCAGCTGCCTGTTCAGACCCAGCCCCAACCGGCCCCATCACATTCAGCCCCACCACAACAGATGCCTGTACATCAGGCCCGCCACATGCAGCCTActctgcagcagcctcagcagcagcaactgaACTACCAGCAGGGTCCTGGGCTAACTGCTCAATCCCAGGGATCACAACACAAAGTATCCATGCCCGCCAGTAAAGCACAGCAGATCATCCAGCAACAGCAAGAACAGCCCTCCCCTCGCCCAACCAAGGCTGACCCTTATAACACAG GTCACCTGAGGGACAACCCATCCCCTCTCATTATGCACTCCCCTCAGCTTCCTCAGTATCCCCCTGTGTCTCACCAGTCTCCACCTCACAATGTGCAGCCGAAAAAG CAGAGAGCCCCCGTGAGCCAAGGTGTGTTAAAGGAGGAGAAACTTCCTCCATCCCCAGTAATGAGAGGAGAGCCATTTAATCCTGCAATGAGACCAGACCACCACAAGCATCCTGATAACAAGTCTTCTCAACCAGGCCACGGCCAACAGA ATGTGAAGTCCATGGACAGCTCACGGCCTGTCATCCGCTCCTCTGAACCCAGTGGGCCACCCTCTTTACTGCAAGAGAAGGACAAGTTCAAGCAGGAGTCCAAGACACCCATTGCCCCCAAAAAAGTACAG GATGTGAAACTAAAGAACATGGGCTCGTGGGCCAGCCTGGCACAGAAGTCCACATCTACGCCCTTATCTGCAGTGAAATCATCAAGTGACAGTTTTGAGCAGTTCCGCCGTGCTGCacgggagaaagaggagagggaaaaagcCTTGAAGGCCCAAGCTGAGCAGGCAGAAAAAGACCGGCTACGCAGAGAGCAGGATAAACTACG